In Chloroflexota bacterium, the DNA window GTTCGACGGTTTCATGTCACGGAAGACAATCGGCTCCGGCTGGTTGGAGTGCAGGTAAGTGAGCACGTCGCACAACTGGATCGCCCACTCGACAATGGTCGCCTCTGGCAGGAAGCCGGGCGTGTCATTGAGAACGGCCTCGAGGTCTCTGCCTTCAATGTATTCCATGACCAGGTAGGCATGGTCTTCCTGATTGAAGAGGTCGGAGATTTTAGGGATGGCCGGGTGGCTGTAGACATTTTTTCAAATTATGTTTGAAATTTAAAAATCTCATAATATTATAAAATTAGTAATTTTGGTTGTGTCCCAATTAAATTAATTAATTTTTGCATCCTTAATAATCAAAAAAAAGGGGTAAAAGTTTCGATCGACTTATAGCGGGGAGATGGATGCCGCGCAATTCCCTTAATTCACGGTTAACACCTCGTGCAGAGAGTATTCGCCCGTCTTGCCTTTGATGGGCAGTTCGATGTGCCGACCGATCTGAACGTGGCTTTTGACTTGCTCGTAGGCGTCTTCGGAGATGAGGAACTCGGTTCGGGCTTCTTTGTTGGCGCTTTCGATGCGGCTGGCCAGGTTGACGGCGTCGCCGATGGCGGTGAGCCGCCGCCGCTCGCCCACCCCGACCACGCCCAATACCACCTCGCCAAAGTGGAGGCCGATGCCGATCCGGAAATTGGTCTTGAACTGGGCTTCAAAATAGGGTTGCATGGCCTCGACGGCGGCCAACATCTCCACCCCGGCCCGCACCGCTCGCAGGGTGGCGTCCGGCGCATCGTCCAGGCCGAAGAGGGCCATGATGCCATCGCCCATGAAGTTGTCAATTTGCCCGCCGTGCCGGTTGATGATGGAGCCGACCCGGTTAAAGTAGCGGTTGAGGACGTGAATCACGTCGTAAGGCAGGTGCGCTTCGGAGAAGGCGGTGAAACCGCGAATGTCGGAAAACAGAATGGCGATTTGCTTCTCTTCGCCCACACTCCGGGGGGCGGTTCCCCCGGCCACTTCCTGATCCACCAGTTCTTCGTCTTCGTTGTCAATCACCAGCCGCCGCAGAGTCACATCACCGCCGAGGGTGGTCTGGCAGGCCAGGCGCACGGCGGGGCTGAAGTGCCGCCGCTCGGCCATCTTCTGTTCTTTTTCGTTGCGCGGGCAACAGTGCTCCAGCCCACTCAGCACCAGCACGCGGCAGGTGGAGCAACGGGCGTTGCCGCCACAGACGTGGGTGTGCGGGATGCCGTTTTGCAGGGAGGCCTGGAGGATGGTGGTGGCCGGCTCAACTTCGATCAGCTTTTCGTTTTGGTAAGTGATGTGCGGCATACAGTCTCCTGTGGGAGAGTATAGCCGGAGGAAGCAGGTGAGGCAAACAGGTGAGGGTTACAGTTGCATTTCAAATTTCCCGGAGCCTCGCCATGTAGCCGCGACTGTCCCTGCTCTAATTGATGCTATGCAGGCAGGTTTTGTTTGAGTTGATTTGACTACCAGCCGGTTTTGTTTGATCTCCCATCGCAACTATAGTACACTCTGCCAAAACCCCTTATAGGAGAAAGACAAATGGCAACTGCGAAAAAGACCGCCAGGAAAACAGTGAAAAAAGCCGCCCGGAAGGCGGCCAAACCGGCAAAGAAAGCCGCGCCCCGCGCCCGCCGCGCCGCCAAATCGGCAAAGCCGAAAGGCCCGCCCGAACGTGTGGGCGTGCTCGAAATCGCCGGTCATCCGGCCACCATCATCGGCAACGACGTCGTCGTCGGCCAGACCGCGCCGGAGTTCACGGCCCAGGCCAACAACTGGTCGGTCTTTCAAGGGCTGGCTTCCACGGTCGGCAAAGTTCGCGTCCTGGCTGCCGTGCCGTCACTCAGCACCAGCGTGTGCGACAAAGAGACGCGCACTTTCAATGAGCGGGCCTCAGAATTGGGTGAGGATATTCGGGTGATGGTGATCAGCGCCGACCTGCCGGCCACCCAGAAGTTGTGGTGCGGCAACGCCGGAGTGGATCGGGTGCAAACCGTCTCCGACCACCAGGACATGGACTTTGGCGTCAAATACGGGACGTATATCAAAGAGCGCCGCTACCACCGGCGGGCGGTGTTCGTGGTGGACAGGAACGGCAAGGTGGCGTACGTGGCCTACATGCCTCACCTGGGCATGGAGCCAAACTACGACGAGGTGTTGGCGGCGGCCAAAGCGGCGCTGTAAGATTTCAACCAACTTCAGTGGACGTTTAAGCGGAGCTTTGCTTAAACGCAAAATCTCAAAAGCGCAGAGCCGCAAAGGATAATATCTGGCATTTTTCTTTGCGTCCTTGCGCCTTGTCGTTAAAGAGGCTTTATCGGAAATAAGCTCATAGCCCGCGTCCTCGCGGGCGGCCAACCGCGAGGACGCGGTTGGGGAGCGTCATAATGTTATTCCCGATAAGGTTTAAGCTTTTAACGCATCCGAAGGACGCCTACGGCGAGACGCAAGGGCGCAAAGAACGCAAGGATTCTTTTTTTATTCCTTTGCGTCCTTGCCTCTTTGCGCCTTTGCGTTAACGATGTTGACCCGGGTCGGTGGAGCCGATCTTATTCAACTTCCTCTTCAACCAGCGACGCCGGGCGCTTCCACGCCGGCAATTTCGAATCCTGGTCGGCCAGCAATTGGCGCAAATCAATAATCTGATCTCGCAGAAGCGCCGCCTTCTCGAACTCCAGCGCATGGGCCGCTTCCTTCATTTGCTTCTCCAGTTCGGCGATCATCTTGTTGAGTTCGGCCCTGGGTAGCTGAGGCGGCGTCCCCGTCTTGTATTCGCCGCGCTCCTCAGACACTGCCGCCAGGCGCATGGTCAGGTCGCGCACGCTCTTGACGATGCTGGCCGGGATGATGCCGTGCTCTTCGTTGTGCTTCTGTTGCACCGCCCGGCGGCGGTTGGTCTCGTCAATCGCCGACTTCATCGAGTCGGTCATCTTGTCGGCGTACATGATCACCGTGCCGCGCACGTGCCGCGCCGCCCGGCCAATCGTTTGCAACAGCGAAGTGTTGCTTCGCAAAAAACCTTCTTTGTCGGCGTCGAGGATCGCCACCAGCGACACCTCCGGCAAATCCAAACCTTCGCGCAACAGGTTGATGCCGACGACCACATCGAACACGCCCAGCCGCAAGTCGCGCAGGATGCCGATGCGATCCAGCGTCTCCACTTCCGAGTGCAGGTAGTGAACTTTGATCCCAAGTTCCATCAGATACTCGGACAAGTTCTCGGCCATCCGCTTGGTCAGGGTCGTCACCAGAACCCGTTCCCCGCTTTCGAGCCGCTTCCTGATCTCAGTCACCAGATTATCAATTTGACCGGTCGAGGGCCGCACATCCACTTCGGGATCAACCAGGCCGGTGGGGCGGATGATCTGCTGAATCACTCGTTTCGTCTTCCCCAACTCGTAAGGCCCCGGGGTAGCCGACGTGTAAATGACTTGCCCCATCCGCTCTTCAAACTCTTCAAAGTTCAAGGGCCGGTTGTCGAGCGCCGACGGCAAGCGGAAACCATATTCGGCCAGCGTCTGTTTACGCGAACGGTCACCGCCGAACATGCCCCGGACTTGCGGAATGGTCATGTGGCTCTCGTCAATCACCAGCAAATAGTCGGGCGGGAAGTAGTCCACCAGCGTCGAGGGCGGGCTTCCGGCGGCGCGCTGATCCATGTGGCGCGAATAGTTCTCGATGCCGGAACAGTAGCCCACCTCGCGCAACATCTCCAAATCGTAGCGCGTTCGCTGTTCGATGCGTTGCGCTTCCAGGTGTTTGTCGTTGGCCTTGAAGACTTTGATCTGCTCCTCAAGCTCGGCTTCGATGTCGGCGATGGCCTGCTTGAGCTTGTCTTCTTCAGCCAGAAAGTGGCGAGCCGGGAAGATTTCCAACTGCTTGTGCTCGGCCAGAACTTCGCCTGTTACCGGGTTGAGTTCCATCAACTGCTCGATCTCGTCGCCAAAGTACGAGATGCGGTACACCGTTTCGGCGTAAGCCGGCATCACCTCCAGCGTGTCGCCGCGCACCCGGAAGGTGCCTAGCTTGAGTTCGGTGTCGTTGCGCTGATACTGGCTGTCCACTAAGTGGCGCAAAAGCGCATTGCGGCGCAGAGCCTTGCCCGCCTCTAAATGAATGACTCCCCTGGCATACGACTCCGGGTTGGCCAGGCCGTAAATGCACGAGACGGAAGCCACGATGATCACGTCTTTGCGCGACACCAGCGACGCGGTCGCCGCCAGCCGCAACCGTTCGATCTCTTCGTTGATCTCCGTTTCCTTCTCGATGTACAGGTCGTGGCGAGGGACGTAGGCTTCGGGCTGGTAGTAGTCGTAGTAAGAGACGAAGTATTCGACGGCGTTCCTGGGGAAGAAGTCCTTGAACTCGGCGTAGAGTTGGGCGGCCAGCGTTTTGTTGTGGGCCATGATCAACGCCGGGCGCTGGGTTTGGGCGATAACGTTGGCGATGGTAAAGGTTTTTCCGGTGCCCGTCGCGCCCAGCAAAATTTGATCCCGTTCGCCGGTATTGATGCCGTCCACCAGCTTCACAATTGCATCTGGTTGATCGCCGGTCGGTTGAAATTCAGAGACAAGTTCAAAGGGTGGCATGTTGTAACCTCTTCGGAGAACATACATTCTAGCATACGGGCCACAAAAAACGGACGTTTGTGACGCCCGTTTGGATATTGTAGGGCGAATTGGCAATTCGCCCTACAAGAGCCGGGGTTGGTCGGCATCAGGCGGCGACCCCGACCACCCGTATTTTTTCAAATCAACCCGATCACGCTCGTCAAAGATCACGCCCTCTTCTTCAAGCAAATGTCGCTGGAGCTGTTCACCGCCGCCCCGCCTCACGCTAACCTTGCCCTGCGCGTTGATCACCCTCTGCCAGGGCACATCATCCGGGCAGGCGGCCATGGCCGCCCCCACCCAGCGCGCGCCCACCGCTCGATACTCGTCCGCCTCCACGCCCTCCGGTGGCGGAATCATCAGCGCAATCTGGCCGTAAGTGGCAACCTTGCCGCGCGGAATCTGGCGGACGATCTCCCAGACACGGGTGTTGAAGGCAAGCGGATCAGGCGGTGAGGTATACATGGAATGTTGAACCGCGAAGCCGCAAAGATCGCGAAGTCATTTTGTTCTTCTTAGCGTCCTTCGCGCCTTCGCGGTGAAATTCTACCGAACGTAGATCGGATTGCTGAATATCCAGCCGCGTTGCTGGCCTTTGAACGGGATGTAAGCTTCGACGCGATACGCGCCTGGCTCGGTGGTGATGTAAGTGAGGTGGGTGTCGTTCTCTTTTTTGACGACGACTTTGCCATTG includes these proteins:
- a CDS encoding MGMT family protein; its protein translation is MYTSPPDPLAFNTRVWEIVRQIPRGKVATYGQIALMIPPPEGVEADEYRAVGARWVGAAMAACPDDVPWQRVINAQGKVSVRRGGGEQLQRHLLEEEGVIFDERDRVDLKKYGWSGSPPDADQPRLL
- a CDS encoding adenylate/guanylate cyclase domain-containing protein, which gives rise to MPHITYQNEKLIEVEPATTILQASLQNGIPHTHVCGGNARCSTCRVLVLSGLEHCCPRNEKEQKMAERRHFSPAVRLACQTTLGGDVTLRRLVIDNEDEELVDQEVAGGTAPRSVGEEKQIAILFSDIRGFTAFSEAHLPYDVIHVLNRYFNRVGSIINRHGGQIDNFMGDGIMALFGLDDAPDATLRAVRAGVEMLAAVEAMQPYFEAQFKTNFRIGIGLHFGEVVLGVVGVGERRRLTAIGDAVNLASRIESANKEARTEFLISEDAYEQVKSHVQIGRHIELPIKGKTGEYSLHEVLTVN
- the tpx gene encoding thiol peroxidase; the protein is MATAKKTARKTVKKAARKAAKPAKKAAPRARRAAKSAKPKGPPERVGVLEIAGHPATIIGNDVVVGQTAPEFTAQANNWSVFQGLASTVGKVRVLAAVPSLSTSVCDKETRTFNERASELGEDIRVMVISADLPATQKLWCGNAGVDRVQTVSDHQDMDFGVKYGTYIKERRYHRRAVFVVDRNGKVAYVAYMPHLGMEPNYDEVLAAAKAAL
- the uvrB gene encoding excinuclease ABC subunit UvrB is translated as MPPFELVSEFQPTGDQPDAIVKLVDGINTGERDQILLGATGTGKTFTIANVIAQTQRPALIMAHNKTLAAQLYAEFKDFFPRNAVEYFVSYYDYYQPEAYVPRHDLYIEKETEINEEIERLRLAATASLVSRKDVIIVASVSCIYGLANPESYARGVIHLEAGKALRRNALLRHLVDSQYQRNDTELKLGTFRVRGDTLEVMPAYAETVYRISYFGDEIEQLMELNPVTGEVLAEHKQLEIFPARHFLAEEDKLKQAIADIEAELEEQIKVFKANDKHLEAQRIEQRTRYDLEMLREVGYCSGIENYSRHMDQRAAGSPPSTLVDYFPPDYLLVIDESHMTIPQVRGMFGGDRSRKQTLAEYGFRLPSALDNRPLNFEEFEERMGQVIYTSATPGPYELGKTKRVIQQIIRPTGLVDPEVDVRPSTGQIDNLVTEIRKRLESGERVLVTTLTKRMAENLSEYLMELGIKVHYLHSEVETLDRIGILRDLRLGVFDVVVGINLLREGLDLPEVSLVAILDADKEGFLRSNTSLLQTIGRAARHVRGTVIMYADKMTDSMKSAIDETNRRRAVQQKHNEEHGIIPASIVKSVRDLTMRLAAVSEERGEYKTGTPPQLPRAELNKMIAELEKQMKEAAHALEFEKAALLRDQIIDLRQLLADQDSKLPAWKRPASLVEEEVE